The window CATTTGTAGTACCCCCAAGGGTTTAGTCTCTGTCCCCTCTACTACAAATGCAAATGCAAACTCCCTCCTCTCTGTGCTCTGTAGAGTGATAACTCAGTCCCTTCTGCCTCCTCTCCAATTCCTTTTCGGAGACACCATAGCCTGGGCTGTGAAGGGCAGGGACAGGGATGTGGGGCTGGAGAGATATGCAGGCTGAGGGAGGTGTGGCTATTCAGGTGACTGAGGGGAGGGCTTGGCCCCTAGAAGTCCTTTTTATCGAAGGCAGACACCATAATCTACCACTACAGGTCCTTGGACTCTGAGATGGAAGACGGCACTGGTGGCCGACTGAGTGCACTGCCTATGAGTTAGAAAACAAACAGACAAGAAAATGGCACTGGCAAAGTCTGGCTCTACAGGGTAATATGAAGGTAGGGGACAGCACGAGCATTTTTGCTGAATCTAGTTCCTCCTCATCTCCCAGCAGTTGTGAGTGAAGAATCATCTCGAAAGGTGTTGTCACTGTCCCTCCGTCCACATCCTGGCACTGTTTCCCTCAGGTTCGTGATGTAGTGGAAAAGACTCCTATTCCAGGAGTCAAGAGACTTTTATCTCAAACCCTGACTCTACCATCACCTCCCTGGTAGTCTTGGGCAAATCACTGTCATTCTACATAAAATAAGAAGTTGAACGAGATGGTCTGAAAGATCCCTTCCatctaaaaaatttattattttctatgaaGAGCGTGActatatttgttgtttttgtcttccagcatcaagcacagtgcctggcacacagtaaaggTTCAGGGAATGCTGTgattagtgaatgaatgaatgaacgaaatGCTAGACAAATGAAGTTCTTAGACAAGGCCAGTTGGTGGCATCACCTCTCTACATAACCACAAGGGAGTGTTGCTAGTCTCAGACTAAGGGAAAGCCTTAGGACTAGAAATGATAAAAAGGTAAAGAAATGATTGGAGGACCAGATGTTTGAAATGAATAGCAGAACCCTGGAATTCTGGCCcactttttctttaagccaataaagaaaataagtccaAAGCATTAAgcagtttttgttgctgttgttgttgtttatttatttattttgggggggagacggagtctcactctgccgcccaggctggagtgcagtggcgtgatctcagctcaccaaaatctccacctcccgggttcaagtgattctcctgcctcagcctcccgagtagctgtgattacaggcgctcactaccatgccccactaattttgtatttttagtagagactggctttctccatgttggtcaggctggtcttgaactcctgacctcaggtgattcgctcacctcggcctcccaaagtgctggaattacaggagtgagccacctcgtcCGGCCAAGCAGTTATCTTAATTGCCAGATTAGCAAGGTGATTCTGGGTGGGCAGAGGAGTAGACATTGCCCCAAGAGACAGTGATGACACAGTCACACAGGAGCAGCCACGAGGCCAGAAGGTAGCCTGTGGGGCTCACCTGACCTCGGGCTGGGCACTCCCCTTCTGCCACCCCCTTTATACTCATCCCTGGTTCGAAAGCCCCAACATGTTGGCACCCAGCCTGGATCACTCTCACCTCTGGGTTTTTCCTATGTGTTCACAAAGCCCACTGCTGATTTATTGTCGCAAGgggcccctcccttcccccagcacTCCAAAGGAACCGAACATCGAACGTTATCTTAATTAGCCGGCAGAGGGAAAGAAGGGGCTGAATATATTGGAATCCTTGAGAAAGCCTTACTCTTTTACCTACCCACCTCCTGCCTTCTCTTTGTCCCCATCTCAGCTCCTTCTGCAGTAGGTAGAGATGTAGGCAATGAAAGGGGAGGGCCCAacgaagcattttttttttccagttatgaTTGAGATCATGGGGAGACAGGATGAGGTGTGGTGAGGGTGTATCTCGAGATCCTTAGCTCTGACATGGGGTTTGCAGGAGAGAGTAGGGGGACCACTGAGCTCTGTCCACAGACTAGAGCAGGAAAGGGGGGAAGGGCGGCGATAGAGGTTAGCAGGAATATTTAATTATCAGGAGCAGGAACAGAACTGAGGGCATGCCCAGGTCCACGCAGGCCCTCATAGGCCCAGTGTTCCCAGTGGGGAGGAAACAGGAAGCTGTGACTTCCTCTCTCTTTTACCTCCCTGCTCTTAGCCTCAAGGTCACTGCTGCTGAGATGAATTCCAACCTGTTTTAGTTGGCACTGCTCCCTGGGTATGGTAATAGCTTCTCAGTACCCTTCTGCCACAAACACCCCAAACTACTCCTTTGAAATAATATTCATACAAATTGTGATTTCACATGTATTCTCTCATTTCATCATGCCACTCCTGTGAAGCAGACTTATCTGAAAATTTTAAGCAAGAAAACAGGCTTAGGGGAGTAAAGTAACTCTCCCAGTCACACGGCTAGTGAGTAGGTCTGGGACTCCGCAGCCTCTGCTCTTTCCTCTCTTAGACACCCATGCTGATTCCCTGCCTCTATACCACCTCCCAGGCCCCTTCCTTTGGGCCCCAAGGGAACACTTTCTGCAGAGGAGGGAGGCATCTGCACACTGTTAGGAACAGAGGCGGCTCTAGTTTGGTTCCTGTCGTCTCTGGGACAGGGAACCTCCAGCTCTCTCCCTGGGGTGGAGGCTTGGGGCTGCCCCCCATAGTGAGGTAACCTTCCCTTctaccctcccttctcccctccctctctgccaTTTAGAGCCCCTCTTACAGGCGGGCACATGCGCATATACCCTGGCATTCAGGCTCTGCCTCGCcctgccccacccaccaccaATCTTGACCAACAGGAAGGTGGTGGGTTGTCCTTTCCACACCCCTCCCTCTGAGGTATGGGCGTGGGCCAGGGCTCACCAGAGGCCCCAGAGAAGCACTTAATTCTAGAGCCTCCTTCCTAGAGCCTTCAGTGGCCTCTGCCAGTCTGGCAGACACTTGCAGACCTCCCTTCTCAGCACCACCAATCTCTGATGCCCTGCGATGCCCACACTCAATACTTCTGCCTCTCCACCCGCATTCTTCTGGGCCAATGCCTCCGGAGGCAGTGTGCTGAGTGCTGATGATGCTCCGATGCCTGTCAAATTCCTAGCCCTGAGGCTCATGGTTGCCCTGGCCTATGGGCTTGTGGGGGCCATTGGCTTGCTGGGAAATTTGGCGGTGCTGTGGGTACTGAGTAACTGTGCCCGGAGAGCCCCTGGCCCACCTTCAGACACCTTCGTCTTCAACCTGGCTCTGGCGGACCTGGGACTGGCACTCACTCTCCCCTTTTGGGCAGCCGAGTCGGCACTGGACTTTCACTGGCCCTTCGGAGGTGCCCTCTGCAAGATGGTTCTGACGGCCACTGTCCTCAACGTCTATGCCAGCATCTTCCTCATCACAGCGCTGAGCGTTGCTCGCTACTGGGTGGTGGCCATGGCTGCGGGGCCAGGCACCCACCTCTCACTCTTCTGGGCCCGAATAGCCACCCTGGCAGTGTGGGTGGCAGCTGCCCTGGTGACGGTGCCCACAGCTGTCTTCGGGGTGGAGGGTGAGGTGTGTGGTGTGCGCCTTTGCCTGCTGCGTTTCCCCAGCAGGTACTGGCTGGGGGCCTACCAGCTGCAGAGGGTGGTGCTGGCTTTCATGGTGCCCTTAGGCGTCATCACCACCAGTTACCTGCTGCTGCTGGCCTTCCTGCAGCGGCGGCAACGGCGGCGGCAGGACAGCAGGGTCGTGGCCCGCTCTGTCCGCATCCTGGtggcttccttcttcctctgctgGTTTCCCAACCATGTGGTCACTCTCTGGGGTGTCCTGGTGAAGTTTGACCTGGTGCCCTGGAACAGTACTTTCTATACTATCCAGACGTATGTGTTCCCTGTCACTACTTGCTTGGCACACAGCAATAGCTGCCTCAACCCTGTGCTGTACTGTCTCCTGAGGCGGGAGCCCCGGCAGGCTCTGGCAGAAACCTTCAGGGATCTGCGGTCAAGGCTGTGGCCCCAGGGCGGAGGCTGGGTGCAACAGGTGGCCCTAAAGCAGGTAGGCAGGCGGTGGGTCACAAGCAACCCCCGGGAGAGCCGCCCTTCTACCCTGCTCACCAACCTGGACAGAGGGACACCCGGGTGAAGGGCGCAAGCTGAACACGCTCCTCTGAGATCCACCAAGTGTAGGATCCTCGAGTCCTGGGGAGAAGCTGCCCTCTCTGCCAGGCTGCAGCGCCCTCAGGGAAAAGTCTGATCTTTGATCCCCAACTCTGGGTGTGGTGAATGGGGGAGGCGGGGGCCCAGATCAGCGCTGGATGTGACAAAGCTTAAGTCTTTATTTGGAGATGGGAAAGAAGAGGATCTGAGAATAAACCTCTGGATTATCCACAAATTGTCTTGACCTTTTATCCCAGTTCCACCTCCAGTTCAGTATGGAACAAAAGGATTCGTTGCTCCATTTCTGCCTTCTGCAAGAATACCTAGGAAAACTTCCCTAACGGTTCTAGACTAATGAATCAGAGGTCAGTGCCCATCTCCCTCTATACCCACCCCCCACCTCAAAACAGGGTATCCCTTGTCTTTCTCCGGTATCAAGGCCAAAAATGCCTGCTTCCCGTCCCCACCTTACCATCTCAGTGGTGACCACAAAACTTGCTGCCTGCAGAGGCCTCAGCTGCAAAAGCTGTAGTTCCCCTGAAGGGATGCCAGGTGTGGGGTATTGCTGGAATTTCCAGCGCCTGCCAGGCCCTAGGTGTAAATCCCTGGTGCTGACGGGAGTGCCTGTGTGTCTCCCTTTAAATCAGGATTTGAAAGAATTGAAGATAATGACAAGTCAAAGACATGGGTGGGGTGAAGGGAGGTGAGAGGTTAAAGAGGGGAGGGGACTGGGAGAACAGGCTGCAGATAGAGCCAGAAAAGCGGAGACCTCAGAAAGTGGTGCTAGTCCTCCTCCTTGCCCCAAATGCAAAGCCCAGAGTATCAATTTGAGTGTCAGAGCACCTGGATTCACAGCTTTACCTCCAGCAAATTACTTTAGCTCTTTGTACCTCACtgttctcaactgtaaaatgggctcCTAAAGATTTAACAGTGAAATATACTGTTagctattattctttttttttttttttgagacagagtcttgctctgtcgtccaggctggagtgcagtggtgtgatctcagctcactgcaacctctgcttcccgggttcaagcgattcccctgcctcagccttccgagtagctgggactacaggctcccgctaccacgcctggccaattttttgtattttttaatagagacagtgtttcaccatattggccaggctggtctcgaactcctgacctctagtgatccgtccacctcggcctcccaaagtgcggattacaagcgtgagccaccacacccggtcgaGCTATTATTCTTACACCCTGtgtaaaatggagacagagagatGGGAGGAAATAAGCACGCAGCTGGGAGATGGGGATGGGGAACCATGTCTCAACTGGAATGGTTGTATATGCTCTGAAGTGTGGTATAATGAAAGTCTCACATAAAGAACTCAGAGGTTGGCCCCTAAGCCCCTCTTGAAGGTGTGTTCTCCAGGACAGGGGCTCCTCTTTGGTTCCTGTATTGAGATGCATCAATGATAAAGGTTAGCCATCAGAAGGATTTTCTGGGAGGCAGCCCCTAgaaaggaaggaggcagagggaagaTGAGGTACAGCTCCCACTTCCACTGCCCCACGCACCGCCCCCCTAGGCTCTCTGGCATGACTTGTAACCTACGAGGACACAGGATGCTCAGGCTCCTGGGGCAACAGCTGGGAGCAGTGCCGCCTTATTAAGTGCAGAGCGCCCTGTGAAGGGGGAGGCCACAGTGCCTCCAGGTGCCCCCTGTCCCAGTTCCTTTAATTGCTGGGCAGAGGAGGCTCCAAAGAGGCACCCAATTCACAACAGATTAAGCAATGTGAAAGGAACTTAATTAGCCTCTtgtttaatttcctctttttgatGATGTTTAAACTAGTTCCAAAACTCCAGGTCTATTCCTAGCCCATGCAGGGAATGGAAAATCCCTCCCCACCTAAGCAcccatcttcccaccccagcAGCTCCCTCTGACAGCTTTGCTGGGCTCCGGATATTGGCTCCTCTGGGGGCATCTCTGCTTTATGGGCCCCAGAGGTAAATATTGACAAAGTGTACACAGGTCCAAGTTAGAGATGAATGCATGCACAAAGACCTACTCTTGTGGGGGAGTGGAAGAAGGAGGGTGCAGCGGAGGATGGAGAAGGGAGGGCTGGGCAGAGCAGGCAGCCTGGAGCTCCCCTTGGAACGGAGGGAAGGCAAGGTTTTGGTGAGAACCTGGGCCCTGGCTCTCTGGAACGCCAAGCCAAATGGCTTTGAAACTTCAGCAGGAGGGACAGAGGTTAAGGCTGTGGGTTCCCAGAAGTGGGTTAGGGAGGGGACAGGGGACACAACGGCCAAAGATGTGAGGAAGAGGCCTAGCTCTCAGGAGTAGCCACATCAGACAAACGCTTGTGCCCCATGTTCTGGGGCTGAAGATacgtgtgtggtgtggtgtgtgtgtgtgtgtggagggggttGGTACGGGGTGGCAGAAGGGACAACACTGCTTGGAAGAAAGCAGCGGGGGACTTCACACCCACTCTGGGCTGTCTCCAGGTTTCCATGTTCTCTGCTGCCCAGCATCTCTCATTGGATCTGTGGGGGATTCTGGGAGAGCCTGCATTCCCCTTTCTTAGTGGTCTCTGCATGCTAAtatcctcaccccacccccacctaccTTCCTTCCCCACCTAAAGGCGCCACCCTCACAGCTCTGGGTCCGAGCTACTTCCAGCTGACCTGGCAGACAGCTGTTGAgccctgtgtccctgtgtgtgaTATGTGAAgccctggtgtttttttttttttttttttccaggcagggtcttgctctgtcgcccaggctggagtgcagtggcacaatcttggctcactgcaacctccacctcccaggttcaagcaattctcccacctcagcctcccaggtagctgggactacaggcgcccatcatcacgcctggctaatttttgtatttttagtagagatgggttttcaccatgttggccaggctagtcttgaactcctgacctcaagtgatccacccaactcagcttcccaaagtgctgggattacaggcgtgagccactgcacccagccagccctGGTATTTTTAGGCAGAGTAGCCAAGAGAGAAAAGTGGTGGACTGGAACTAAGAAGGCCGGCCCCCTCCTGGCCTGGCAAGCTTCGTGCACCTAGGTTTCCTGGCCCGTAAAATGAGAACAATTCCCCATTCTCAGGATCCCCGTAATGGCCGAGAAAGCACCTTGTAAAGGCTTGATGCTGGTGGATGAGAGTTACAGAAGGAGAGGGTGCTGGCTGCTCCCCCAGCCTGCTCCCCATGTGACTTCAATTCCTCTTTCTAGCTGAGGGCCTGAGCCCCCTTCTCCTGATCTGACCCCACGGGCTCCATCAGGGATGTGAATTCATACCAGCATTTATACAACCCTAGACTctcacctcctcccctcccccacagccCCAAAGTAAGTACCAACCGGGAACAGGAAGTAAAACCAACTAAAACCAAGAACTGAAACCAGCTCATCTCTCACTGCCTCTCAAAGAGGGAGAGTAAATGAGCAGCTCCTGTGACGGGTAATCCCAGGGCCCGACATCATGGAGATGAACAAGGGCCTAGTGGGGGCTGGATCTGACAATGAATGACACTGGGGATGGGGGCAATAGGTGGAGGTTATTGCTGAGCATGGCATACAAATACGATGAACACACGTTTCCTGATACCTGAATTCCAAACATTGGAACCTGTGTGCCCCCTTTGTTTTTATCCTTGtatttgtgaattaaaaaaaattaaaaaaagatttgcagTGGTTACTTTTGTTAGTGCCCCCTCTCTTCAGTGAGGCAGAGGCTGTCCTTGTGGTGAGAGGAAAAGGCCCGTTTCAGAAGAACTTAGGTCACTGCCCGGCTCTCTCCTACTATCCTCCTCAGAATTGGCAGACGTTATGGAAGACAGTACCTTATGGAGTTCCAGGTTTTTAATtttccctgaatttttttttaaacaacaaaattggcaagaaaaaaaaaactggggctGGTCGACATTTGGGGGCAGGGGTTCCACTGAAAAATCCCCCAAATTCACGCTGAGGTTTCAGGTCATGGTTGCTGAGGTGGAAGATGAGGTCAGGGCTCCTGGAGATTTCCCAACCCACTCTAGAACTTGTTTCCAAATGGCTGGGGAAGAGGTCAGTATAGGTCCCCCCGTTACTGCAGATGAAGGCAGAAGTCATTGTCTCCCCCACCCCTCAACTTCTTCAGAGATGTGGAGATAGGAGGCTTCGATCTCTAATTGCCTAcaatctcttaaaaatataaaacacgtGCAGTTGACTTtggtacaaaaaagaaaacaaaacaacaacaaaacattctGGTCCCTGTGGGTTTTTTCCCTCACCCCCAACAAACCATTGTGGCCACTCCAACCTTTATTCCATCAACTTCAGGAAGCCAGGTTATCTCCCAGGGCTTCCATGAAGGATGGAGAAGGGAGAACAGCAGTAAGAGGTtgaggggagaggagaaagggacATGGCCCTGCCCACAGCCCTCCTTTATTTAAAGGGCAGTAGGGTGCTGTGGCTGCAGCCTCTCCTCCAAGACGGGTGTTGCAGGGGAGGGCCGTTAGGGCAAGAACCCGGCAGCTGCGTGGATGAGCCTGAATATACCCCAGTAGTGTTCAAGGACAAGGCCCTCTGATCCCTATGGCTTGGTTCCCATGTCCCTGGTCCTTTAaatctcccctctccccccataactaataaacaataaataaataaattctcctAAAGTTGGGGGAAGAAGGCATGAACCACTGGCATCTGTGGTGCAGCTTTCGGATGCCCCAGGGGGTGTTGTGGCCTAATTCCCCCAGCTTCTTAAATGGCCCCAGGTATCCAAGGATCCCAAGAGCTGGCAAGGACAATTTGCAGTTCTTTGAAATGTTCCCTCATCATTGGCAAATTGGAGTCCCCAAGGTTAGCCCCACTCAGTAATGTTCTTCAGTGGGGCACAGGGCAGGGGGGAGGGGCCCCCTTAGCTCTCGGAGGCTACAGCCTCCCCGTCGCGGCTCTCCGTCTCCTCCGGGATGTCCTGCATTCTGGTAAAGTCTGAAGGGGGACAGGACAAAGCCAGTGAGTGAGCAGAGACTCCCATGAGGAACTGTACCCCTAGACTAATGCCTCCCCATCTGCAGGCTCAGGGGGCTCTGGGGCTGTGAAGGGATGACAGGGTTCTGTAAATTCTTGGGTGAGAGGAAAACCTTTGGCAACAAAGTAAGCATGGTATCCATACCTAGGTACCGGATACACTTTTACAGTATCCAAAGATACAATTtgattaggaaaatacaaaataaggttaaagcttttggtaattttttatttcatgaacCAACTGTAAAAACTTGAAGgtctttgaaactttttttactttaaaaactggCCCCGTGGCtcgtgcttataatcccaacactttgggaggccaaggtgggagaatcacttaaggccaggagttggagaccagcctggccaacatggtgaaaccccatctctactaaaaatgccaaaaattagctatatgtggtggcatgcgcctgtaatcccagctacttgggaggctgaggaacaagaattgcttaaacttgggagatggaagttgcagtaagccgagattgtgccactacactccagcctgggtgacagagcaaaactgtctcaaaaaaacaaaacaaaacaaaaaactatatcttcccaggcacagtggcatgtacctgtagccccagctacttgggaggatcacttaagcccaggagtttgagtccagcctcggcaacagcaCGAGACCCTCTCTCTAACATAAAAAATTTCAGAGCGAGATCCTGTGTCTGGGTCTCcgggtctctttctgttgcccaggctggagccatCGCGGAGTACTGTCAactcaacctgctgggctcaagtgatcctctcacctcactcTCACCCtctgtagctaggactacaggcgcactccaccacacctggctaattaaaaaaattttggggggccaggcgcggtggctcacgcctgtaatcccagcacttcgagaggccaacgtgggtgaatcacctgaggccaggagttcgagaccagcctggccaacatggcgaaaccccatcgctactaaaaaatacaaaaaaaattagccaggtgtggtagtgcatgcctgtaaatcccagatactcgagaggctgaggcaggagaatcacttgaacctaggaggcggaggttgcagtgagctgagattgtgccactgcactccagcctgggtgacagagcgagactccatcttaaaaaaataaaaaaataaataaaacaaaataaaataggctgggtgcagtggctcacacctgtaatcccagcactttgggaggctgaggcgggcggatcatgaggtcaagagattgagaccagcctgggcaacatggtgaaaccctatctcttctaaaaatacaaaaattagctgggcgtggaggcatgtgcctgtagtcctagctacttgggagtctgaggcaggagaatcacttggacctgggaggtggaggttgcagtgagccgaggtctcaccactgtactccagcctggcgacagagcgagaactccatctcaaaaaaaaaaaaaaaaaaaaaaaaaatttagccgggcgtggtggctcatgcctgtaatcccaacactctgggaggccaagacaggtggatcgcgaggtcagatGTTCAagtccaacctggccaacatagtgaaaccccatttctactaaaaatacaaaaattagccgggcatggtggtgggcacctataatcctagctactcgggaggctgaggcaggagaatcgcttgaacctggaaggtggaggttgcagtgagccaagatcacaccactacactccagcccaggcaacagtgcaagactccgtctcaaaaaataataataataaaataaataaaataaaataaataaataaatgaatttttgtttttttgtagaagaggtgggtctcactatgttgcccaggctgacttcaaaattctgagctcaagcgatcctcctgccttggcctcccaaagtgttaggattacaggcatgagccgccatgtctttttaaaaaagaatctattTTTACTTCTAAAGGTTGGGAATCATCAACCAGTTGGAGGAGAGAGGCCCCTCCTGCTTCCTAGAGTTCCACCACCCATTTATCGTCAGACAAAACAGGAAGTCCCTCCATAGAGTTACTAAAAGCCTCACAGGTCAGTTAGGGCCCATTTGGAAGCCACAGCCCAAAGGCCTGTACCCAGGCTGCACTCTACCTCTGGTCCATGTCTCCGCCAGGGTCTCACCTCGTGGACTGTGGGGCGGAGACAGACGGCTGCTACCTTCCTCCTCGCTGCCAGTGTCAGGGTCACTGCTGTCTTGCAGCCGCTCTTCAGGGCTCCCCAGTTCCTGCCTCTCTCGGTCCTCAAAGTGTCGATGGACAGAGCGAGTAGTGACAGGTAGATCCAGGCGGTCAGTGCCTCGGCTGGGCTGTGgacagtgggcaggaagaacagCAGGCCAGGGACTGAGTAGTGTGAAGACTGGAGGTTCTGCTTGGCTAAAGGCAGCAGCTCTCCCCGCTGCGGCTCACCCATGACTCCCCTTCAGGAGATCCACCACCAACTGGCCTCTTTCAGCACCATGACCCCTGCACCCATCTACATTTCTTTTCAGTTCTCCAACCAGTATCTCAATATCCTTCAAGTCGGTTGCCTGATTGCATTTGGGCTCAAATCCCCAATGGCCCAATTTCTTTCAGGCTCCATGGAGCCTTAGGTCTACCCCAGGTCCATTCACCACTGCAGGCCACCTTACCTGTGGGGGGTTGAAACTCAAGTACAGGGCATCGCCTGCGGGGAGGCTGCGCCGCCGAGGATCCACAGGTCTGCGGGCCCAGGGGGCCTCAGCTGGGAGTGGCTCGGTCTGGCCCAGGGCGGCCAGCTGCCTTCGAGCCTCTTCGGCCTCCCGCTCCAGCAGTGCCCGGGCCTGCTCACTCTCCCGGAGGCGGGCCTCCAGGCTGCCAGCTTCGGTTGCCCGTTCTTCACCTAGCCGCCGGCAGCGCCGTAGCTCCTCCTGCAGCAGCGCATGTTGCCGCTGCAGTAATGCCAGTTCCGTGGCCTGCTTTTCAGGGACCACAGgggcagccccagccctgccagcctCCCCATCCCGAGAGTTGGCTCGGCACAGCTTCTCCCGCCACTCAGGGCCCTCAGGAAACCGGGCTTCCATCAAAGTGTCCTGCTGGGCCACAGCTGCCTGGGAGTAGAATGTAGGCAGAAGGGTTTATCAAAACCCCAG of the Symphalangus syndactylus isolate Jambi chromosome 12, NHGRI_mSymSyn1-v2.1_pri, whole genome shotgun sequence genome contains:
- the RXFP4 gene encoding relaxin-3 receptor 2, whose translation is MPTLNTSASPPAFFWANASGGSVLSADDAPMPVKFLALRLMVALAYGLVGAIGLLGNLAVLWVLSNCARRAPGPPSDTFVFNLALADLGLALTLPFWAAESALDFHWPFGGALCKMVLTATVLNVYASIFLITALSVARYWVVAMAAGPGTHLSLFWARIATLAVWVAAALVTVPTAVFGVEGEVCGVRLCLLRFPSRYWLGAYQLQRVVLAFMVPLGVITTSYLLLLAFLQRRQRRRQDSRVVARSVRILVASFFLCWFPNHVVTLWGVLVKFDLVPWNSTFYTIQTYVFPVTTCLAHSNSCLNPVLYCLLRREPRQALAETFRDLRSRLWPQGGGWVQQVALKQVGRRWVTSNPRESRPSTLLTNLDRGTPG